In Leisingera sp. NJS204, the following are encoded in one genomic region:
- a CDS encoding cation:proton antiporter, whose product MDHTEFFGLASYHLMLAAMGVVIILAHWSPRFFSTREPAAAPLLILLGMAAYWLVPGLPQLPDPRAHPKPWEVVSELTVIIALFAAGLRLDSLRPWKKWGPTVRLLLIGMPLTILAVAVLGWGLGGMTAAGAILLGAVLAPTDPVLAGDVQVGPPMEGNEHPVRFTLTTEAALNDGLAFPFVYLGLIVAVQGLNPQAWLADWLIIDVAYRISTGVVMGACGGWALGQVLFRFPRSAVLADTASGVVAVAGVLLCYGSTELVEGYGFIAVAVMGLTLRRIENEHRFHRRLHDFCETIEHALTALLLVALGNVLPVLLEDLTWAHLLLALLLIGVIRPLAGWISLAGSQLRKRDRFVVSVFGVRGIGSIYYLCYAGAHLEFVNEPELWALIGLTILLSTMLHGFTVGRAMDAIAK is encoded by the coding sequence CCTGATGCTTGCAGCCATGGGTGTAGTGATCATTCTTGCTCATTGGTCACCGCGCTTCTTTTCAACCCGAGAGCCTGCCGCCGCACCGCTTCTCATCCTGCTCGGAATGGCGGCATACTGGCTGGTTCCTGGCCTGCCCCAGCTTCCAGACCCGCGCGCTCACCCGAAGCCTTGGGAAGTTGTCAGCGAGCTGACTGTGATTATTGCGCTGTTTGCAGCCGGTCTCCGCCTCGACAGCCTGAGGCCATGGAAAAAATGGGGCCCGACGGTCCGGCTTCTCCTCATCGGGATGCCGCTCACAATCCTGGCGGTTGCCGTGCTGGGGTGGGGCTTGGGCGGCATGACTGCTGCCGGCGCAATACTCCTGGGTGCCGTGCTGGCCCCGACAGACCCGGTGCTTGCGGGTGACGTGCAAGTCGGTCCGCCGATGGAAGGCAACGAACACCCGGTGCGTTTTACTCTGACAACTGAAGCGGCGCTCAATGACGGGCTCGCCTTCCCCTTTGTCTACCTCGGCCTCATTGTTGCCGTGCAGGGGTTGAACCCTCAGGCATGGCTGGCTGACTGGCTTATTATTGATGTCGCGTACCGTATCTCAACAGGTGTTGTGATGGGCGCCTGCGGTGGCTGGGCGCTGGGGCAAGTGCTGTTTCGGTTTCCCCGTTCTGCGGTTCTGGCTGACACAGCGTCGGGTGTTGTGGCGGTTGCCGGGGTATTGCTTTGCTACGGCTCGACCGAACTGGTCGAAGGCTACGGGTTCATCGCCGTCGCCGTCATGGGCCTGACATTGCGCCGGATCGAAAATGAACACCGTTTTCACCGCAGGCTGCACGATTTCTGCGAAACAATCGAACACGCTTTGACAGCACTGCTATTAGTTGCCCTTGGCAATGTCCTGCCGGTTCTTCTTGAAGATCTAACCTGGGCACATCTCCTATTGGCGCTTTTGCTTATCGGTGTGATCCGGCCTCTGGCTGGCTGGATCTCGCTGGCTGGTTCGCAGCTCCGCAAACGCGACCGTTTTGTGGTGTCCGTGTTTGGTGTCCGGGGGATCGGGTCAATCTATTATCTCTGCTACGCCGGCGCACATTTGGAGTTTGTGAACGAACCGGAATTATGGGCACTGATCGGGCTGACCATCCTGCTTTCGACCATGTTGCACGGCTTCACTGTCGGCCGCGCTATGGATGCG